The Nocardioides sp. S-1144 genome includes a region encoding these proteins:
- a CDS encoding FtsK/SpoIIIE family DNA translocase: MLVALAVVVGAAVWFVAPGGVMQFVRAAVEGTVGKVGWLVPLALVWSGWRTMRDPVQQGPAGRQVIGWAALGFGILGIVHVAAGDPQPVEGDTSPLREGGGAIGYVVTSLLMDLLKSSAVVVPLLVLVSVFGVLVVTATPLYRVPDRLRDLRDLVLGHPHDAGHEREIDDTIDPDLGDPAYDTPLVEEPKPKRSRARKAVVTDDAPEGDALDVALGLEPVPDYDPFGDGAPFDPTGTPLEEPAERERTNPRQKAVRAVPDEPEAIEPPPHTPIEPRMEQLALSGDVVYSLPANQVLKEGSPHKARSKASDAIVDSLTQVLEQFNIDAQVTGYTRGPTVTRYEVELGPAVKVEKVTALSKNISYAVASADVRILSPIPGKSAIGIEIPNLDKEIVTLGDVLRSGTARGDHHPMIAGLGKDVEGGFVVANLAKMPHLLVAGATGSGKSSFINSMITSVLMRATPDEVRMIMVDPKRVELNAYEGVPHLITPIITNPKKAAEALAWVVREMDLRYDDLANFGFRHIDDFNKAVRSGKLEVPPGSERVLTPYPYLLVIVDELADLMMVAPRDVEDAVVRITQLARAAGIHLVLATQRPSVDVVTGLIKANVPSRLAFATSSLADSRVILDQPGAEKLVGQGDGLFLPMGASKAVRVQGSWVSEAEIAQVVKHCKGQLEPTYREDVTAPAASNKVLDDDIGDDLDLVVQAIELVVSTQFGSTSMLQRKLRVGFAKAGRLMDIMESRGVVGPSEGSKARDVLIKPDEIDAVIVTIQGEQ, from the coding sequence ATGCTCGTGGCGCTCGCGGTCGTCGTCGGCGCGGCCGTCTGGTTCGTCGCCCCGGGCGGCGTCATGCAGTTCGTGCGCGCCGCGGTCGAGGGCACGGTCGGCAAGGTCGGCTGGCTGGTGCCGCTGGCCCTGGTCTGGTCGGGCTGGCGGACCATGCGCGACCCGGTCCAGCAGGGTCCGGCCGGCCGCCAGGTCATCGGCTGGGCCGCGCTCGGCTTCGGCATCCTCGGCATCGTGCACGTCGCCGCCGGCGACCCCCAGCCCGTCGAGGGCGACACCTCGCCGCTGCGCGAGGGCGGGGGAGCGATCGGCTACGTCGTCACCTCGCTGCTCATGGACCTGCTCAAGAGCTCGGCGGTCGTCGTCCCGCTGCTGGTGCTGGTCTCGGTGTTCGGCGTCCTGGTCGTCACCGCCACCCCCCTCTACCGCGTGCCCGACCGGCTGCGCGACCTCCGCGACCTGGTGCTCGGCCACCCGCACGACGCCGGCCACGAGCGCGAGATCGACGACACCATCGACCCCGACCTGGGCGACCCCGCCTACGACACCCCGCTGGTCGAGGAGCCCAAGCCGAAGCGGTCACGGGCCAGGAAGGCCGTGGTCACCGACGACGCGCCCGAGGGCGACGCCCTCGACGTGGCGCTCGGCCTCGAGCCCGTGCCCGACTACGACCCGTTCGGCGACGGCGCCCCGTTCGACCCGACCGGCACGCCGCTGGAGGAGCCCGCCGAGCGGGAGCGCACCAACCCGCGGCAGAAGGCGGTCCGCGCCGTCCCCGACGAGCCGGAGGCCATCGAGCCGCCGCCGCACACGCCGATCGAGCCGCGCATGGAGCAGCTCGCGCTGTCGGGCGACGTCGTCTACTCGCTGCCGGCCAACCAGGTGCTCAAGGAGGGCTCACCCCACAAGGCACGCTCGAAGGCCAGCGACGCCATCGTCGACAGCCTCACCCAGGTGCTGGAGCAGTTCAACATCGACGCCCAGGTCACCGGCTACACCCGCGGCCCGACCGTCACCCGCTACGAGGTCGAGCTCGGCCCCGCGGTCAAGGTCGAGAAGGTCACGGCGCTGTCGAAGAACATCTCCTACGCGGTCGCCTCGGCCGACGTCCGGATCCTCAGCCCGATCCCCGGCAAGTCGGCGATCGGCATCGAGATCCCGAACCTCGACAAGGAGATCGTCACCCTCGGCGACGTGCTGCGCTCGGGCACGGCCCGCGGCGACCACCACCCGATGATCGCCGGGCTCGGCAAGGACGTCGAGGGCGGCTTCGTCGTCGCGAACCTCGCGAAGATGCCGCACCTGCTCGTCGCCGGCGCGACCGGCTCGGGCAAGTCGAGCTTCATCAACTCGATGATCACCTCGGTCCTGATGCGGGCCACCCCCGACGAGGTGCGGATGATCATGGTCGACCCCAAGCGGGTCGAGCTGAACGCCTACGAGGGCGTGCCGCACCTGATCACCCCGATCATCACCAACCCCAAGAAGGCCGCCGAGGCGCTCGCCTGGGTCGTGCGCGAGATGGACCTGCGCTACGACGACCTCGCCAACTTCGGGTTCCGCCACATCGACGACTTCAACAAGGCGGTGCGCTCGGGGAAGCTGGAGGTGCCGCCGGGCAGCGAGCGGGTGCTCACGCCGTACCCGTACCTGCTGGTGATCGTCGACGAGCTCGCCGACCTGATGATGGTCGCCCCGCGCGACGTCGAGGACGCCGTCGTCCGCATCACCCAGCTGGCCCGCGCCGCCGGCATCCACCTGGTGCTCGCCACGCAGCGCCCCTCGGTCGACGTCGTCACCGGCCTGATCAAGGCCAACGTGCCGTCGCGGCTGGCGTTCGCGACGTCGTCGCTGGCCGACAGCCGGGTCATCCTCGACCAGCCGGGTGCGGAGAAGCTCGTCGGCCAGGGTGACGGGCTGTTCCTGCCGATGGGCGCCTCGAAGGCCGTCCGCGTGCAGGGCTCGTGGGTCAGCGAGGCCGAGATCGCCCAGGTGGTCAAGCACTGCAAGGGCCAGCTCGAGCCGACCTACCGCGAGGACGTCACCGCGCCGGCCGCGAGCAACAAGGTGCTCGACGACGACATCGGCGACGACCTCGACCTGGTCGTCCAGGCCATCGAGCTGGTCGTCTCCACGCAGTTCGGGTCGACCTCGATGCTGCAGCGCAAGCTCAGGGTCGGCTTCGCCAAGGCGGGCCGGCTGATGGACATCATGGAGAGCCGGGGGGTGGTCGGGCCCAGCGAGGGCTCCAAGGCCCGCGACGTGCTCATCAAGCCCGACGAGATCGACGCCGTCATCGTGACCATCCAGGGGGAGCAGTGA
- a CDS encoding M4 family metallopeptidase has product MKFLKTGLSVALAVTGLALVPSTTSAAVGAAAARPGDDTSAAARLRAAADGNVRITTKSATGKVGFISARGAGADLLPDVDANSRETAVKKAEAYLTEFGSAFGLGAGQARQTDVQQDRYGWTVTFEQEYQGLPVFGATLKANLDKAGDLTAVAGYAAPVSGLSADPRLSAADAAAKAVAFVKSDPPTGENGTPADTTGVKAVENELSVYRTGALRGDTGKNVLAYVVEVSNAQNVRDMVFIDANTGKPVNRYSTVAGATDRELYEATGTAQAPVLTQVWDEGQSLDGLNQDQKNLVNSAGESYWMFANTFGRDSYDGEGATMRTVNNDPRISCPNANWNGTTTNYCDGVTSDDVVSHEWGHAYTEYTSGLIYQYQSGALNESYSDVWGETLDMINGREDEGEVFDAKRTVGECDPTAAAKLQVQITAPASAAGPCTAAFGFGPTYGTTAVTPQVVVATDAADAAGPSTTDGCSPFANAALVAGKYAFVDRGTCGFQAKADNAVAAGATGLVVGQNAAGLPTNMSGTSTIPALMVTQADATRIKGAGTVTMSIKAEDISARTATTRWLIGEKSEAFGGAIRDMWNPTCYGNPGKVSDAEYNCDPLLTDNGGVHGNSGVPNHAYALAVDGGTFNGETVAGIGLDKAAAIWWRAQTSYLSPSSDFTAAADGLEASCSDLVGQPINKLTTAVDATPTAAPSITAADCTSIAKAMTAVEMRKDPVQCNFQPLLAKGTLSSCGEGTVTETTVLDDFENGLAAWTKDEVLADGATEGFDWEASTDAPAGRTGGLAYAPDPDAGSCAPTEDDISSSNSITSPEYTIPAGQSPRVSVDHYIATEGGYDGGNVKASLNGGAFVTVPASAFLFNAYNATMATSATNTSPLAGQPGFTGTDGGKTVGSWGQSVISLAKLGAKTGDKVKIRFDFGRDGCGGNDGWYLDNLTLSVCKDAADITAKHQPNPSVYGKASKVVVSAPSEATGTVTLKSGDKTVGSATLADGSATISVPAKSPAGRYGWTLSYAGDGTFGASETPVAATIKKASTATKVVRYGKVVKRGKKGTVTVKVSSAAGAPNGKVVLKSRGAIIGTGSLKSGVVTIKTIALRKLGQVPVVARFTGAANYGVSAAKTITFRVVK; this is encoded by the coding sequence GTGAAATTCCTCAAGACCGGATTGAGCGTCGCGCTCGCGGTCACGGGCCTCGCGCTCGTGCCCAGCACGACCTCAGCCGCCGTCGGGGCCGCAGCCGCGCGCCCCGGTGACGACACCTCGGCCGCTGCTCGCCTGCGCGCCGCCGCGGACGGCAACGTCCGCATCACCACCAAGTCCGCGACCGGCAAGGTCGGGTTCATCTCTGCTCGTGGCGCCGGCGCCGACCTGCTCCCCGACGTCGACGCGAACAGCAGGGAGACCGCGGTCAAGAAGGCCGAGGCCTACCTCACCGAGTTCGGCTCCGCGTTCGGCCTCGGGGCCGGACAGGCCCGCCAGACCGACGTCCAGCAGGACCGCTACGGGTGGACCGTCACCTTCGAGCAGGAGTACCAGGGCCTCCCGGTCTTCGGCGCGACCCTGAAGGCCAACCTCGACAAGGCCGGCGACCTCACCGCCGTCGCCGGCTACGCCGCCCCGGTGTCCGGCCTCTCGGCCGACCCGCGGCTGAGCGCCGCCGACGCCGCCGCCAAGGCCGTGGCGTTCGTGAAGTCCGACCCGCCCACCGGCGAGAACGGCACCCCGGCCGACACCACCGGCGTCAAGGCCGTCGAGAACGAGCTGTCGGTCTACCGCACCGGCGCCCTGCGCGGCGACACGGGCAAGAACGTGCTCGCCTACGTCGTCGAGGTGTCGAACGCCCAGAACGTGCGCGACATGGTCTTCATCGACGCCAACACCGGCAAGCCGGTCAACCGCTACTCGACCGTCGCCGGGGCCACCGACCGCGAGCTGTACGAGGCCACCGGCACCGCGCAGGCGCCCGTGCTCACCCAGGTGTGGGACGAGGGCCAGTCGCTCGACGGCCTCAACCAGGACCAGAAGAACCTGGTGAACTCCGCCGGCGAGTCGTACTGGATGTTCGCGAACACCTTCGGGCGCGACTCCTACGACGGCGAGGGCGCGACGATGCGCACGGTCAACAACGACCCGCGCATCAGCTGCCCGAACGCCAACTGGAACGGCACCACCACCAACTACTGCGACGGCGTCACCTCCGACGACGTCGTCTCGCACGAGTGGGGCCACGCCTACACCGAGTACACCTCGGGCCTGATCTACCAGTACCAGTCGGGCGCGCTCAACGAGTCCTACTCCGACGTCTGGGGCGAGACCCTCGACATGATCAACGGTCGCGAGGACGAGGGCGAGGTCTTCGACGCCAAGCGCACCGTGGGTGAGTGCGACCCGACCGCCGCGGCCAAGCTGCAGGTCCAGATCACCGCGCCGGCCAGCGCCGCCGGCCCCTGCACGGCCGCCTTCGGGTTCGGCCCGACGTACGGGACCACGGCCGTCACGCCGCAGGTCGTCGTCGCCACCGACGCCGCCGACGCCGCCGGCCCGAGCACCACCGACGGGTGCAGCCCGTTCGCCAACGCTGCGCTGGTCGCCGGCAAGTACGCCTTCGTCGACCGCGGCACGTGCGGCTTCCAGGCCAAGGCCGACAACGCCGTCGCCGCCGGGGCCACCGGCCTCGTGGTCGGCCAGAACGCCGCCGGGCTGCCCACGAACATGTCGGGCACCTCGACGATCCCGGCCCTGATGGTCACGCAGGCCGACGCCACCCGCATCAAGGGCGCCGGCACGGTCACCATGTCGATCAAGGCCGAGGACATCTCGGCCCGCACGGCCACCACCCGCTGGCTCATCGGCGAGAAGTCCGAGGCCTTCGGTGGCGCCATCCGCGACATGTGGAACCCCACCTGCTACGGCAACCCCGGCAAGGTCTCCGACGCCGAGTACAACTGTGACCCGCTCCTGACCGACAACGGCGGCGTCCACGGCAACTCGGGCGTCCCGAACCACGCCTACGCCCTCGCCGTCGACGGCGGCACCTTCAACGGTGAGACCGTCGCCGGCATCGGCCTCGACAAGGCCGCCGCCATCTGGTGGCGCGCCCAGACCAGCTACCTGTCGCCGTCCTCGGACTTCACCGCGGCCGCCGACGGCCTCGAGGCCTCGTGCAGCGACCTGGTCGGCCAGCCGATCAACAAGCTGACCACCGCGGTCGACGCCACGCCCACCGCGGCGCCGTCGATCACCGCTGCCGACTGCACCTCGATCGCCAAGGCCATGACGGCCGTGGAGATGCGCAAGGACCCGGTGCAGTGCAACTTCCAGCCGCTGCTGGCCAAGGGCACGCTGAGCTCGTGCGGCGAGGGCACGGTCACCGAGACCACCGTCCTCGACGACTTCGAGAACGGCCTCGCCGCCTGGACGAAGGACGAGGTGCTCGCCGACGGCGCCACCGAGGGCTTCGACTGGGAGGCCTCGACCGACGCTCCCGCCGGACGCACGGGCGGCCTCGCCTACGCGCCCGACCCGGACGCCGGCTCCTGCGCCCCGACCGAGGACGACATCTCCAGCAGCAACAGCATCACCAGCCCGGAGTACACGATCCCGGCCGGCCAGAGCCCGCGCGTCTCGGTGGACCACTACATCGCGACCGAGGGCGGCTACGACGGCGGCAACGTGAAGGCCAGCCTCAACGGCGGCGCCTTCGTCACCGTCCCGGCGTCGGCGTTCCTCTTCAACGCCTACAACGCCACCATGGCGACGTCCGCGACCAACACGAGCCCGCTCGCGGGTCAGCCGGGCTTCACCGGCACCGACGGTGGCAAGACCGTCGGCAGCTGGGGCCAGTCGGTCATCTCGCTGGCCAAGCTGGGCGCCAAGACCGGTGACAAGGTCAAGATCCGCTTCGACTTCGGTCGCGACGGGTGCGGTGGCAACGACGGTTGGTACCTCGACAACCTGACCCTCAGCGTCTGCAAGGACGCCGCCGACATCACCGCCAAGCACCAGCCGAACCCGTCCGTGTACGGCAAGGCCAGCAAGGTCGTCGTCTCCGCCCCCTCCGAGGCCACGGGCACCGTGACCCTCAAGAGCGGCGACAAGACGGTCGGCTCGGCCACCCTGGCCGACGGCTCGGCGACCATCAGCGTTCCGGCGAAGTCGCCGGCCGGCCGCTACGGCTGGACGCTGAGCTACGCGGGCGACGGCACCTTC